The Vitis vinifera cultivar Pinot Noir 40024 chromosome 1, ASM3070453v1 DNA segment GATGGAACCTTTAGTGCTGGAATGAACCTCAATTTAGCCATAAAGTTCTGCCCAAGAGCTTAACCCAATACTTGTTGAAAACTAAGGCAGGGAAAATTATGAACTTTGAGTAGGCAAATAACTTACTATCAACTAGGGAACAAGGGTTTAGATAAGGGAGCAGAAGCCGAACGGGGAGCAATGGGCGTATACGTAGCCTTGATAGTGCAATAACAAACAAGATTTTCAAACAGATGAGGCGACCTTACATtctaaatcaattaaaataaaatttcatcagGTTCAAACAACGGAATCTAACATTCAAAATATTAGGActtgtttgaaaatgtttttgaaaactgttttcaaaaatatttctttattttgaagaacaaaattctatttggaAACTCAATTCTAGTAAaatggaggaggagaagaagatgatgatgattggagggtttagggttagggttagggttaccTAAAAGTGATTCTTAGTGTTTCATTGGTTCTTATAACAGTCTATTAAATTTGTTTGCAAAAATCATCCTGTTTccaaaataaattctcaaaaaacttTGTTTAGTCCAAAATCTGTGAATTGGtttttcaatttggaaaattgTCCTCTGTTCAGTTATTAAAAACAGTTGTCAATTCCCACATCTTTCAGCCACCCAACAGAGCATTGATCAATTTGAGAATTACCGTAAACGGATATGCAGTTAAAGAAAGCACAATAAAGGGTTACAGTATGCAAGTAGGATCAAACAAGTCGTTCAGACATTTCATCGAACATCTTGTGTGTACGCCCAAATTACAGGTAAGATAACGAAATACAACTAGATTTATACAAATGGACCAATGAAAACCCTAATGGATGGAACCAATTAATACCCATGGAGCATCATTTTGAAAGCAAAGATCATCTTCAAgtgggtgagagagagagagagaccaaCGTACCTGTACAGCCTTCACTCtgagagagaagggagagagagagagagagtttcaGGTGGGATCCTGTGATCCTGTGCGAGGCTCCAGAGTTTATAAAGGAAAACGGagattgttttcatttttcatataacttttctaatattttgtagatttttaatatgatttaaaaataacttttatatatattattttattttaatcattcttcctattaatataattattttttaaaataacccttaaaaacaattaaaaaatattttttgaaaacactaaGTTTAAGGGTGggtttaaaaaaccattttcagtttttgaaaataaaaacctatttttaaaattttataaaagtaaaaGTGGTTTTCAcggttcttaaaaaaaaaaaggaaaaatatatcaattttttttatcttttcaccATCTAATATCAACAcctaaaatctttaaatatgatttttcttcaaagtacatgtatttttctaaatatctttttttcattaaacaaataaattatgaatcaaattatatttgatacataaaaattatttttaaaaataacttgtccaaacaagtttttttttattttttttataaaacctgtttttaaaaacaatggtcaaacactttcatttttataaaacactcaaaaacaattttttattctttcacttaaaaacaattttttaaaacaagattTAAAAAACATGATCATACGgtcctatattttttatttttaaacataaaaaactattttttattttcaggtCATTAATTACAGTATTTTCCaaattactaataaaataaaactgcCAATTTCCAACTGATAAACCTCAAGTGAAAATGCAGAAAGTTCAAATACTTCAGtttaaaaaaagggaagaatacacaaaaagaagcttcTTGTCTCATAGACTAGTCTTGTGTGTTGCTCAAGTTGATATCGAGCTCAAAACAACTATCTCATCATCAATgtttatgggaaaaaaaaaaggcccaaCCTTGCCTAATTGGGATTGCTAATAACTATGGTTGCATGGCAATTAAGCCCATTTGGCCAAGAGGGACATGCAGGCTGTACCAAGAAGAAGCAAGATATTGGCTGCAATTTGGAGCTTGAAATTGGTTTGCATTCTAGGGCTCATGAAGTCTGCTGCAACAAGGTCGACAAGGGCCATGTAGATCAATATCCCAGCTGAGGCTGAGTTGAAAACTCCTTCCACCACCAGAGCCTTCGGGCTGTTTTCGTCGTAAATATTTGATATCCCCATGCCAACTGCTATCCCAACTGGAGTGGTCAGGGAGAAGAAAACCACCATCACTGCAACTGCCTTAGACTTGAATTTTGCCTGCACAGACATTTGGAAATGAGTGCTTTTAAGAGTCAGCCCAGAGTTGCTGAAACTGGATATATAAGAACAGAACCCGCACCAGGGCCTGAGGGCTTTAATGCTGTCTTGAGATGTGCAATAAGGCTCTTAGAACAGAGCCAGAAGTTAAAATCCGATGTAataattgatatcatttgtcAAAGGTCATGGTTGGAGTCACCAGAGCCTCGTGCTGGCTCTTGAGGCAGGAGATATTTATGGCTCTATATATATGTACTCCTCCTAACCTTTAAAGTCGTAGGGAACCAAGGAGACAAATGTGTACAGAAGAGGGACCAGGTCATTACCACTACAATATGAATTGGTCAAACTTCTCTCCAAGAAAGCCCAATGTCAATCAACCACTACAATATCAAATTTTGacgaaaaagagaaaagagaaagaagatacCTGGGAAATGCATCCACCAAGGCCCATGCCTTCAAAGAACTGATGGAAGGACAATGCAGCCACAAGAGGCTTGATTGTCTTTGGACTTTCAGAAGCTCCCAAGGAAATCCCAATAATCACCGAATGAACTACAATCCCCAACTCCAAAacctatttcaaaaaaaataaattataatttaattcgCACTAGACACTGAAGAGCACAACACTCCAGTTAGCATTAGAACAgagcaattttttatttttttttctgctcTGTTGCATTGGATtggtaaaacaaaaaacaaaaacacagaAGTTCTTAGTCAACAGggtttttctaaataataaaatatagtttttcaaCATAAATAACAAGTAAGAAAGAATtctggataaaaaaaaaaagaagtcttttgaaaatttgttttgggttattttttaagatagatttaatatttttttaaggcgatttgaaaaaaaaatgaaaaaaaaacatttacgatatatataactttagcttatttttttttataataaaaatcattaaaggagaaaaaaaaagaaaaaaaaatcaacaggaaaataaaagacaatGAAAACGGAACCAACCAGCCCACCTGAGCTATCACACGGTGGCGGGCTAGCTCCGGAGATCCCAGTTCACCGGAGACGAAGCCGGACCCATGTGGATGACCATGCACCTGGTCCTGATTCTCACATTGCATTTCCTCGTCTTCCTTCACCGGCTGAGCCTTGCTCCGCTGCAACCTCTGGTAGAACCCAGTGGCAAAAGCATCCATCATCATCGTCCCGATCGCCGAAAGCATAGCGACGAACCCACTAAACGGAAAACTCCCCCACGGGCTCTCGCCGAGGCAGGGGCTCGTCAGAGACTCGAACGCATCCGGCAACACGTGAATGAACCCGGTCGCCAGAATCACCCCGGCAGCAAAGGCCTTCACGGCGAAGAACACATCGTTTTCCGGGCGCAATGCCGGGATTTTCTTGCCCAAGGTTGGGAGCGCCACCCCAATTAAACTCGCGGCAAGAATCGAGAAAATGGCAGCCAATTTGTATCGGGTAGCGCCTGTTCTGCTGCTCTGTTCTTCTGGGTCAGACTCGCATGTACATTGCGCGGATATCAACaaaggtagaagaagaagaagaagaagaagagaaaagattgAGAGGCGGTTCATGGTGAGATGGAGGCACAGAGCGGAGAGTGAGCTTGcattgatgacatgaaaaagagagaaagcGCAGAGTGGAATGGCGACATGTAGATTGACTAAAAGTGCGTGGAATTGAATGAATGGTGCCAAGTGGAAAGACATTGCCGTAAATGACGACATTATGGAATAAATCAGGCATTAGGCTTCACAAGCATCTCTGTCTTTTCTTTCCCCCACTTTTtcttacaaaattataaaattaatagatAATCACTAGGGTTTTGTTCCTAAATAATCAATCACGTAGATAAAGAGTTTCATCATTTATACCTTATAAATACTCTAATTTCTTTAtaccttaatttaatttttttttatcgaaTCTCGTATCTTTCTCATATAATCATAATCTTAACCTATTAAAGTTGTCGATAGTACATTTCTAGTATCATAGCCTTTTCCTATAGTATGATTTTACTTAATTCTTTACCAACAAAAAAGAACAATGGTAGTTATGATTTCATGTTCCAAAATGTAGATTTTCGATACCATATAAAAAAGAGGTTAATAATCAAAATGGgtcatataataaaaatagtcTATCAAAACAAATCATatgacaaaaataattttattaatttgctAGTAACTTAACCTACACccatttgtttatattttgatatcatAGGGTGATTTTATATACCAAAATGTAGATGTTCAATACCATATGAAAAAGTGGTGATGATCAAAACGAGTAGTATAACAAAAATAGTCGGttgaaacaaataatataataatgaacCCGTACCTTAACCTATTTCCATTTGCTTATAGCGTGATATCATAGGatgattctatatatttaaaaatgtaaatgttCGATATCATATGAAAAAGTGGTAATCAATCAAATCAAAACATGTCATATAACAAAAATAG contains these protein-coding regions:
- the LOC100250979 gene encoding zinc transporter 5; amino-acid sequence: MSSFTAMSFHLAPFIQFHALLVNLHVAIPLCAFSLFHVINASSLSALCLHLTMNRLSIFSLLLLLLLLPLLISAQCTCESDPEEQSSRTGATRYKLAAIFSILAASLIGVALPTLGKKIPALRPENDVFFAVKAFAAGVILATGFIHVLPDAFESLTSPCLGESPWGSFPFSGFVAMLSAIGTMMMDAFATGFYQRLQRSKAQPVKEDEEMQCENQDQVHGHPHGSGFVSGELGSPELARHRVIAQVLELGIVVHSVIIGISLGASESPKTIKPLVAALSFHQFFEGMGLGGCISQAKFKSKAVAVMVVFFSLTTPVGIAVGMGISNIYDENSPKALVVEGVFNSASAGILIYMALVDLVAADFMSPRMQTNFKLQIAANILLLLGTACMSLLAKWA